A window from Ardenticatenales bacterium encodes these proteins:
- a CDS encoding trypsin-like peptidase domain-containing protein — protein MNAPFALPKTPWRRSLTMPRPWFFVGKDEDSRKQAIDAIKQKLIKLLESRQMMNSVHSAGDFENGNEIVLVDSLHLAGSSGIGKTALIDVAVDAVFHEQEGIGWYQFGVVLISGLYKAEAVHQNGNELLTKLVESARAQLLEERSLDKDVRRSEDTNNRDQSWQAAWNGTIKELSRRNYVLLVIVIQSVGGKRSQLEQDLKGVLPFIGMKVENIGLLIICETHDEKSIEMPSIISNVQRSHTAQYFPEEPQVSSPHRSNHASRTKPIIIKKLSRKNVMDFIWVKDTGYRRPYYDGSGLLFYLRRVWISWVVQQFAGRHPLLLHMICYKLDLAFQSNNEWGWNRLRNVLINSVEGDISNQRHVEYLKESLRWVKRDLKALDRYTCKTAWRWLKEQGLVKWNLAAQEVCVSVFVDDDDVWNRPSTIKSWLRKFNVLGDGILDYPTDIGQDERYNQAICAVLGNSGSKIGTGFIVEFEGDIYVVTCGHVLSASNWNDRTGQIELLNGFKSSVKVILFDKPNSDQEGANRTASEDIAVLEIVNASIDRDGMPMFIPSYLSSKNRCPCHFFAGYAQISSKRWQKNVRSGNEAGSGMIELVLQCPEKDLKGSSGAPVYWGAKEYIIGMVRAHDLETKNAYLIPAHAIVQKIEEAKHAK, from the coding sequence ATGAACGCCCCCTTCGCTCTTCCAAAAACGCCCTGGCGACGATCTTTGACCATGCCGCGCCCCTGGTTTTTTGTTGGCAAAGACGAGGATTCTCGGAAACAAGCGATAGATGCTATTAAGCAGAAACTGATAAAACTCCTGGAATCCCGCCAAATGATGAATTCGGTGCATTCAGCAGGCGATTTTGAAAATGGCAATGAAATAGTATTGGTAGATTCGCTTCATTTGGCAGGTAGTTCGGGAATCGGCAAAACAGCACTGATAGATGTCGCAGTTGACGCAGTTTTTCACGAACAAGAGGGAATTGGATGGTATCAATTTGGTGTAGTTTTGATTTCAGGCCTTTATAAAGCTGAAGCTGTACATCAAAATGGTAATGAACTGTTAACTAAACTAGTTGAAAGTGCAAGAGCGCAACTACTTGAAGAGCGAAGTCTAGACAAGGACGTTCGTCGAAGTGAAGACACTAATAACAGAGATCAGTCCTGGCAAGCCGCATGGAATGGGACCATAAAAGAATTAAGCAGGAGAAATTATGTCCTCTTGGTTATCGTCATTCAGTCTGTTGGTGGCAAGCGCAGTCAATTGGAACAAGACCTGAAAGGAGTTTTGCCCTTCATTGGAATGAAGGTTGAGAATATTGGGCTGCTAATAATATGCGAAACTCATGATGAAAAAAGTATTGAGATGCCTAGTATTATCTCAAATGTACAGCGGAGTCATACTGCACAATACTTTCCTGAAGAGCCTCAGGTAAGCAGCCCTCACCGAAGCAATCATGCTAGTCGCACCAAGCCAATAATCATCAAAAAACTATCAAGAAAAAATGTCATGGACTTCATTTGGGTAAAGGATACAGGATATAGAAGACCATATTACGACGGGAGCGGATTGCTATTTTATCTAAGAAGAGTGTGGATTAGCTGGGTTGTTCAGCAATTTGCAGGGAGACATCCACTGCTACTCCACATGATTTGTTATAAATTAGACTTGGCTTTCCAATCCAACAATGAGTGGGGTTGGAATCGTCTGAGGAATGTTTTAATTAATTCTGTGGAAGGTGATATTTCAAATCAACGACATGTGGAATACTTAAAAGAGAGCCTTAGGTGGGTAAAAAGAGATCTCAAAGCACTGGATAGGTACACGTGTAAAACGGCTTGGCGCTGGCTAAAAGAGCAAGGGTTAGTAAAGTGGAATCTGGCAGCTCAGGAAGTCTGTGTATCAGTGTTTGTTGACGATGATGATGTATGGAATCGACCTTCAACTATCAAATCCTGGTTAAGAAAATTCAACGTTCTAGGAGATGGAATCTTGGACTATCCAACTGATATCGGCCAAGACGAAAGATACAATCAAGCAATATGTGCTGTTTTAGGAAATAGCGGAAGTAAAATCGGTACAGGATTTATTGTAGAATTCGAAGGTGATATTTATGTGGTAACTTGTGGACACGTACTCTCCGCAAGCAACTGGAATGACAGAACAGGTCAAATTGAATTATTGAATGGTTTCAAATCTTCTGTCAAAGTGATTCTTTTTGATAAACCCAACTCGGACCAGGAAGGCGCTAATAGGACAGCTTCGGAAGATATTGCTGTTTTGGAGATAGTGAATGCTTCCATTGACAGAGATGGTATGCCAATGTTTATTCCAAGTTACTTGTCGAGCAAAAACCGTTGCCCTTGCCACTTTTTTGCGGGCTATGCGCAAATCTCCTCCAAACGCTGGCAGAAAAATGTGCGTTCCGGAAATGAGGCAGGGTCGGGAATGATTGAACTTGTGCTTCAATGCCCTGAAAAGGATCTCAAGGGGTCCAGTGGTGCACCCGTATACTGGGGAGCTAAAGAATACATTATTGGAATGGTGCGAGCACATGATCTAGAAACCAAAAACGCGTATTTGATACCTGCACATGCCATAGTACAAAAGATTGAGGAGGCAAAACATGCCAAATAA
- a CDS encoding restriction endonuclease: protein MAIPTWKLILEKALEQLNQGGKDGTEAEWLSFFDMVVPVDVHLLQKGLTAFGAGLLEQKGAPKQTLDERILFEFGRGVLKGIQKLEQNRATRQRQRDRIAQLPPVTSVAKLRKLSPEDFEYWTAAYFERFGFKKVTVTTFSADFGVDVHMTCPNGKKAVVQCKNKVRSSKPVGSPVVQQTYGAMKLLDAEMCYVATTGIFSEKAKELDKRADIALLDGAFLVSGQRPSGSRKRRVIGSL from the coding sequence ATGGCTATCCCAACCTGGAAGTTGATTTTGGAAAAGGCTTTGGAGCAGTTGAACCAGGGCGGAAAGGATGGCACAGAGGCAGAATGGTTATCGTTCTTTGATATGGTCGTCCCTGTGGATGTTCATCTGCTGCAAAAGGGGCTGACCGCCTTTGGGGCTGGCCTGCTGGAGCAGAAAGGAGCGCCCAAACAAACCCTGGATGAGCGGATTTTGTTTGAATTTGGCCGGGGGGTGTTAAAAGGGATTCAAAAGCTGGAACAAAACCGGGCCACACGTCAGCGGCAGCGGGACCGTATCGCCCAACTGCCCCCGGTGACATCGGTGGCCAAATTGCGCAAGTTGTCGCCAGAGGATTTTGAATATTGGACGGCGGCTTATTTCGAACGGTTTGGTTTTAAGAAAGTAACGGTCACCACTTTTTCGGCGGATTTTGGAGTGGATGTGCATATGACCTGTCCCAATGGGAAGAAAGCGGTGGTACAGTGCAAAAACAAGGTGCGTAGCAGCAAGCCGGTAGGCAGCCCTGTGGTGCAGCAAACCTATGGGGCAATGAAATTGTTGGATGCAGAGATGTGCTATGTAGCTACCACCGGCATCTTTTCCGAAAAAGCTAAAGAACTGGATAAACGGGCTGATATTGCGCTGCTGGATGGAGCCTTTTTGGTGTCGGGACAGCGACCTTCTGGCAGTCGAAAACGTAGAGTCATTGGTTCTTTATAG
- a CDS encoding CAP domain-containing protein, translating into MLNLINQDRQTNGLQPVAWDQVAADAGQRHAEDMLAWGYFSHWNTQGWGPDHRYSLAGGQHAVMENLHTFSYVYADGRGVAIEDWPEVIWNAQAGLMNSPGHRANILDPAHTHVGIGMAYDPDAGQFRLAQEFTNHYVTLDTPLPASAPPGSRLQLQGQVNGENLSRLLFSLAYEPFPSPLSLEELAQRSTYMSSAESVEVRGLEMVFDEVTTLGDPSGLYHIRLFVDIAGQQALVLDHIVSVGTP; encoded by the coding sequence ATGTTAAACTTGATCAACCAGGATCGGCAAACTAATGGATTGCAGCCAGTAGCTTGGGATCAAGTCGCAGCAGATGCTGGTCAACGACATGCAGAGGATATGTTAGCGTGGGGCTATTTTAGCCATTGGAATACTCAGGGGTGGGGACCAGACCATCGCTATTCTCTTGCCGGCGGGCAGCATGCGGTGATGGAAAATCTGCACACATTTAGTTATGTCTATGCAGATGGTCGTGGTGTCGCTATTGAGGATTGGCCCGAGGTAATTTGGAATGCACAAGCGGGATTGATGAATAGCCCCGGTCACCGGGCCAACATCCTGGATCCGGCCCATACCCATGTGGGCATTGGCATGGCTTATGATCCAGATGCCGGACAGTTTCGGCTGGCGCAGGAATTTACGAACCACTATGTCACACTGGATACGCCTTTGCCGGCATCAGCGCCACCAGGCAGCCGCTTACAGTTGCAAGGACAAGTCAATGGGGAGAACCTTTCTCGACTCTTGTTTAGTCTGGCATATGAACCCTTTCCATCTCCCCTTTCGCTGGAGGAACTGGCGCAGCGTAGCACCTACATGTCGTCGGCGGAATCCGTTGAGGTTCGTGGGCTGGAGATGGTTTTTGATGAGGTAACAACTCTGGGAGACCCGTCAGGACTGTACCACATACGCCTGTTCGTAGATATTGCCGGACAACAGGCATTGGTTTTGGACCACATTGTTTCGGTAGGTACGCCCTAA
- a CDS encoding redox-sensing transcriptional repressor Rex: protein MENEQPVTEEIPDIVIGRLPIYLRALTHMAAEGEKRTTSSHELGQRLGISSAQIRKDLSHFGEFGKQGTGYHVHYLIEQLRGILHLQQEWPVVLVGAGYLGHALASYNGFQHRGFRIAWVFDNDPGKVGTMIGALPVRHVDELGQTVRREQARIAALAVPAVAAQGMVDVLVDAGIRAILNYAPINLTVPPHVHVQYSDPVIQLQRMTYYLES from the coding sequence ATGGAGAATGAGCAACCCGTGACTGAGGAAATACCCGATATTGTTATTGGCCGCCTGCCAATTTACTTGCGGGCGCTGACGCACATGGCCGCCGAGGGGGAAAAGCGAACGACTTCGTCGCACGAGTTGGGGCAGCGACTGGGCATTAGTTCCGCGCAGATTCGCAAGGATTTGTCCCATTTTGGTGAATTTGGCAAACAGGGAACGGGGTATCACGTTCATTATCTGATTGAGCAACTGCGGGGGATTCTGCATTTACAGCAGGAGTGGCCGGTGGTGCTGGTGGGGGCGGGGTATTTGGGTCATGCGCTAGCCAGCTATAATGGATTTCAGCACCGGGGTTTCCGCATTGCCTGGGTGTTTGATAATGATCCGGGGAAGGTGGGGACGATGATTGGCGCGTTGCCGGTGCGGCATGTTGATGAGTTGGGGCAGACGGTGCGGCGGGAGCAGGCGCGTATTGCGGCGTTGGCCGTGCCGGCAGTGGCGGCGCAGGGGATGGTGGATGTGTTGGTAGATGCCGGCATTCGCGCCATCCTCAACTACGCCCCCATCAACCTCACCGTCCCCCCCCACGTCCACGTCCAATACAGCGACCCCGTCATCCAACTCCAACGCATGACCTACTACCTGGAGTCGTAG
- a CDS encoding efflux RND transporter periplasmic adaptor subunit codes for MRRVLTVLVIILILGAGGYYIYRQRQAQQTPVIEVLRQEAVQVGTITATVNATGSIEPEAEVSMTFGIAGTIKEVNVVRGQTVSAGDVLATLNTDELALAVQQAQDALEVQRLTLEQRKNLAPSAATLATSQADIDAAEANKAVAEGNLAAAQATLQQAIAQKAQLTSDPTNSELAAAQADISSAYVQQKLWQDRYDRIIQGEILGWAEEEARANLDAANKAYAASQARLADLQAGARPADIQVMNAAIASAQAAVQSAQAAVEVANANIARAQAAYQKLQEPVSQDDLAILEAQVRSAETNLALTQLRFEQSRIVAPIDGKVATVLISSGEQALPGSPAIVIVNEGAFHITINVDEIDIDQIVVGQQVDITLDAIADVTVAGTISDIAPTPQTAGGVITYLVTINITDLGGINLRPGMSANASIVVNEVDNVLTVPNWAIRLDRETGDAYVIVQRAENNFDEVKIITGLRNEQYSEVVSGLSAGDVVVVTNQRDTFTIFGGN; via the coding sequence ATGCGACGTGTACTCACTGTTCTTGTCATTATTCTGATCCTGGGTGCTGGCGGTTATTACATTTACCGCCAGAGACAGGCGCAACAAACCCCCGTGATCGAGGTTTTACGCCAGGAAGCCGTGCAAGTTGGCACCATCACGGCCACGGTGAATGCCACCGGTTCCATTGAGCCGGAAGCGGAAGTGTCCATGACGTTTGGAATTGCCGGCACAATCAAAGAAGTCAACGTCGTCCGTGGGCAAACCGTCTCCGCCGGCGACGTGCTGGCAACCCTGAACACCGACGAACTGGCCCTGGCCGTGCAGCAGGCCCAGGATGCCCTGGAAGTGCAACGCCTCACGCTGGAGCAACGAAAAAACCTGGCCCCCAGCGCCGCCACCCTGGCCACCTCCCAGGCCGACATCGACGCCGCCGAAGCCAACAAAGCCGTCGCCGAAGGCAACCTGGCCGCCGCGCAGGCCACCTTGCAGCAAGCCATAGCGCAAAAAGCGCAGCTCACCAGCGACCCCACCAACTCCGAACTCGCCGCGGCCCAGGCCGACATTTCTTCCGCCTATGTGCAGCAAAAATTGTGGCAGGATCGCTACGATCGCATCATTCAAGGCGAGATTCTCGGTTGGGCGGAGGAGGAAGCGCGCGCTAATCTGGACGCGGCAAATAAGGCGTATGCAGCTTCCCAGGCGCGCCTGGCCGATTTGCAGGCGGGTGCGCGCCCGGCGGACATCCAGGTGATGAACGCTGCCATCGCCAGTGCCCAGGCGGCCGTGCAGTCGGCGCAGGCTGCCGTCGAAGTAGCCAACGCAAATATCGCCCGCGCGCAGGCCGCCTATCAGAAACTGCAAGAGCCTGTGTCCCAAGATGACCTGGCAATTCTGGAAGCACAGGTGAGGAGCGCCGAAACAAATCTGGCGCTCACGCAACTTCGTTTTGAGCAATCCCGCATTGTGGCCCCCATCGATGGCAAAGTCGCCACGGTGCTGATCAGTTCCGGCGAACAGGCCCTTCCCGGCTCTCCGGCAATTGTGATTGTCAATGAAGGGGCTTTCCACATCACCATCAATGTGGATGAAATCGACATTGATCAGATTGTCGTCGGACAACAGGTGGACATTACCCTGGACGCTATCGCGGATGTGACGGTTGCCGGCACAATCTCCGACATCGCCCCCACCCCCCAAACCGCCGGCGGTGTCATCACCTACCTCGTCACCATCAACATCACCGACTTGGGCGGCATCAACCTGCGCCCCGGCATGAGCGCCAATGCCTCCATCGTCGTCAACGAAGTGGACAACGTCCTCACCGTGCCTAACTGGGCCATCCGCCTCGACCGCGAAACAGGCGACGCCTACGTCATCGTGCAGCGTGCCGAGAATAACTTCGACGAAGTCAAGATCATCACCGGACTGCGCAACGAGCAGTACAGCGAAGTGGTCAGCGGCCTTTCGGCAGGTGACGTTGTAGTCGTCACCAACCAGCGCGATACCTTCACCATTTTTGGCGGCAACTGA
- a CDS encoding ABC transporter ATP-binding protein yields the protein MITVQELRKVYDMGEHKVYALNGVSFEVLEGEFVAIMGPSGSGKSTMMNMLGALDTPTSGIYMLDGTDVSKLSDNQLAAARNQKIGFVFQNFNLLPRTPAINQVELPLIYASKGNRMQRARQALEMVGLGERLYHKPSELSGGQQQRVAIARALVNEPSLILADEPTGNLDSKSGTEIMQIFQQLNGEKGITIIFVTHDPWIARHTKRVITLADGKIRSDERINTPLVAGESTRPSDTVLVH from the coding sequence ATCATCACCGTTCAAGAACTGCGCAAAGTGTACGACATGGGCGAACACAAAGTGTATGCCCTCAATGGCGTTTCCTTTGAAGTGTTGGAAGGGGAGTTTGTGGCCATCATGGGGCCGTCCGGGTCAGGCAAATCCACAATGATGAACATGTTGGGGGCGCTGGACACCCCCACCAGTGGCATATATATGCTGGATGGCACGGACGTGAGCAAGTTAAGCGATAACCAACTCGCGGCGGCGCGGAATCAGAAGATCGGTTTTGTGTTTCAGAACTTTAACCTGCTGCCGCGCACGCCGGCCATTAACCAGGTAGAACTGCCCCTCATTTATGCCTCAAAAGGCAATCGGATGCAGCGGGCGCGGCAGGCATTGGAAATGGTTGGCCTGGGGGAGCGGCTTTATCACAAACCGAGCGAACTCTCCGGTGGCCAGCAGCAGCGCGTCGCTATTGCCCGCGCGCTCGTTAATGAACCCTCGCTGATTCTGGCCGACGAGCCAACCGGTAATCTCGACAGCAAGTCGGGCACGGAAATCATGCAGATTTTCCAGCAGCTTAATGGCGAGAAGGGTATTACCATCATTTTCGTCACTCATGACCCCTGGATCGCCCGCCACACCAAACGGGTTATTACGCTGGCGGATGGCAAGATTCGCAGTGACGAGAGGATTAACACGCCCCTGGTCGCCGGTGAGTCCACCCGCCCCTCGGATACGGTTCTGGTGCATTAA
- a CDS encoding ABC transporter permease: MKIVQSFRLALVGLSVNKLRSFLTMLGIIIGVAAVITLLSVGRGVQLFVSAEFEGLGNNLLFVFPGKFVPGQNRNPVTGRLAPVGNGLTTDDYLALSDPARAPSLKLVVPEYGRYSSVTRDRYTARTQVTGSTPGFTEVRNFSVSDGNFFSDQDVDSGVRVAVLGQTVYQELFPNGESPIGESIKINNVPFRVIGLLAAKGGSGLNDQDDVVLVPLTTAQRRLFPARRSDGKLRLDRIVAEMFDPAQQDLAIFDIQEVLRQTHKINYREQDDFSVLSQEEISNAFGQVATILTIFLGVIAGISLLVGGIGIMNIMLVSVTERTREIGLRKAVGARRNDILLQFLVEAMTLSLLGGFFGIIFGIFGARLIARFSDTLQTFVAWDSVLLAILFSAAVGLFFGIYPATRAAALRPIEALRYE; encoded by the coding sequence ATGAAAATCGTACAAAGTTTTCGTCTGGCCCTCGTAGGGCTTTCCGTCAACAAGCTACGCTCCTTCTTGACCATGCTGGGCATCATCATTGGCGTAGCCGCTGTGATCACGCTGCTTTCCGTGGGGCGCGGCGTGCAACTTTTCGTGTCCGCGGAGTTTGAGGGGTTGGGCAACAATCTGTTGTTTGTCTTTCCCGGCAAGTTTGTCCCCGGACAGAATCGCAACCCGGTGACGGGACGATTGGCGCCGGTGGGCAATGGGTTAACGACTGACGACTACCTGGCGCTTTCTGACCCCGCCCGCGCACCCAGCCTTAAGCTAGTCGTGCCTGAATATGGCCGCTACTCCTCGGTGACGCGGGATCGCTACACGGCGCGCACGCAGGTGACCGGCTCGACGCCTGGTTTTACCGAGGTGCGTAATTTCAGCGTCTCCGATGGGAATTTTTTCAGCGATCAGGATGTGGATTCGGGCGTCCGCGTAGCCGTTCTGGGACAGACCGTTTACCAGGAGCTTTTCCCCAATGGCGAGTCGCCCATTGGCGAATCTATCAAGATCAACAATGTGCCTTTTCGCGTGATCGGCCTGTTGGCGGCGAAGGGCGGTTCCGGGCTGAATGACCAGGATGATGTGGTGCTGGTTCCTTTGACGACGGCGCAGCGTCGCCTGTTTCCCGCCCGCCGCTCCGATGGTAAGCTGCGCCTGGACCGCATTGTGGCGGAGATGTTTGACCCAGCGCAGCAGGACCTGGCGATTTTCGATATTCAAGAGGTGCTGCGGCAGACGCATAAGATCAACTACCGGGAGCAGGATGATTTTTCCGTCCTCAGCCAGGAGGAGATTTCTAATGCATTTGGGCAGGTGGCGACGATTCTGACGATATTTTTGGGCGTGATTGCCGGCATTTCTCTTCTCGTCGGCGGCATCGGCATCATGAACATCATGCTCGTCTCCGTCACCGAACGCACCCGCGAAATCGGCCTGCGCAAAGCCGTCGGCGCCCGCCGCAACGACATCCTGCTCCAATTCCTCGTCGAAGCCATGACCCTCTCCCTCCTGGGCGGCTTCTTCGGCATCATCTTTGGCATCTTCGGCGCGCGCCTCATCGCCCGTTTCTCCGACACCCTGCAAACGTTTGTCGCCTGGGATTCCGTCTTGCTGGCAATCCTCTTCTCCGCTGCCGTTGGCCTCTTCTTTGGCATCTACCCGGCCACGCGCGCCGCCGCGCTCCGCCCCATCGAGGCGCTGCGGTATGAATAA
- a CDS encoding ABC transporter permease, protein MKIFENIRIALRALASNKLRALLTMLGIMIGVAAVITLLSIGDSVTRFVTDQFIGLGSNLVFVLPSDDPDRLESSLTMRDAEMLSDPALVPDAINVAPVLVVNADLQYEGNVYPNQLRGSSPSLLPMRGYEIERGRALDENDYINHTRVIVLGKDVVDSLFPSTVDPLGVDIKVNGITFEVVGLLKAKGAGLFGSEDDISIAPLTTVQDRLANRRNPRTGQPLLDLIMIQALDSDGVNNVVVDTADVLRQSHQIDFRAEDDFQLLTQQDFLSAFSQVTGVLTLFLGAIAGISLLVGGIGIMNIMLVSVTERTREIGLRKAVGARYGDILGQFLTEAVVLSIVGGLLGIGLGFLGAIGVHLAVPDLNTAVTPASIIMAVGFSVVVGLFFGIYPASRAAALHPIDALRFE, encoded by the coding sequence ATGAAAATATTCGAAAACATCCGCATCGCTTTGCGCGCGCTGGCATCCAACAAATTACGCGCCCTGCTCACCATGCTGGGCATCATGATCGGCGTGGCCGCCGTGATCACGCTTCTCTCCATCGGCGACAGCGTCACCCGTTTCGTTACCGATCAGTTCATTGGCCTCGGTTCCAATCTCGTCTTCGTGCTGCCCAGCGACGATCCTGACAGGCTGGAATCCTCCCTGACCATGCGCGACGCGGAGATGTTGAGCGACCCTGCGCTGGTTCCCGACGCAATCAACGTGGCTCCCGTCCTTGTCGTGAATGCCGATTTGCAGTATGAGGGCAATGTGTACCCCAATCAGCTACGCGGTAGCTCGCCTTCCCTGCTCCCCATGCGCGGCTACGAAATTGAGCGCGGGCGCGCCCTGGACGAAAATGATTATATCAACCACACGCGCGTCATTGTGTTGGGCAAGGATGTGGTGGACAGCCTGTTCCCCAGCACGGTCGATCCGTTAGGCGTAGACATCAAAGTTAATGGCATCACGTTTGAAGTGGTCGGATTGCTGAAGGCTAAAGGAGCGGGACTGTTTGGCAGCGAAGACGATATTTCCATCGCCCCGCTGACTACAGTGCAAGACCGCCTCGCCAATCGCCGTAACCCGCGCACGGGGCAGCCGCTGCTAGACCTGATTATGATCCAGGCGCTGGATAGTGACGGGGTGAACAACGTTGTCGTGGATACGGCGGATGTGCTGCGTCAATCGCATCAGATTGACTTCCGCGCCGAAGATGATTTTCAACTGCTGACGCAGCAGGATTTCCTCAGCGCCTTTAGTCAGGTGACGGGCGTGCTCACGTTGTTCCTGGGGGCGATTGCCGGCATTTCCCTTCTCGTCGGCGGCATTGGCATCATGAACATCATGCTCGTCTCCGTGACGGAGCGGACGCGGGAGATCGGCCTGCGCAAAGCCGTTGGCGCGCGTTACGGCGACATTCTGGGGCAGTTCCTCACCGAAGCCGTCGTCCTCTCCATCGTCGGCGGCCTTTTGGGGATTGGCCTCGGCTTTCTCGGCGCCATCGGCGTGCATCTGGCCGTGCCCGACCTGAACACAGCGGTGACGCCCGCTTCCATCATCATGGCCGTGGGCTTTTCCGTGGTGGTGGGCCTGTTTTTCGGCATTTATCCCGCTTCGCGGGCGGCGGCGCTGCATCCGATTGACGCGCTGCGCTTTGAATAA
- a CDS encoding ABC transporter permease: protein MRILDLAVKDLRQILRERQSAFFLLIMPVVFTLLFGFAFGGFSSGGGDEDARLPVALVDEDAGIAAHHLITLLQQSDVLRLEPTDNDADTLATQVADGDLAAALVIPYGFSAKMEAGNPIPVTLIADPAGTTGFTLQGEVEAAATRLLDALQAAQISTETAAAQGVVVAEEARRAYFDEAVARAVAAWSESPVQVRVSSTGAMPATAGDVYSDNAFAHSSPGMMAQFALAGLITASQVLVIERKSGALRRLLTTNMSRAGILAGHYLAMFILIITQILILILFGQLLLRLPYFRQPVATLLMVITTALFAASMGLLIGALSKSEEQAVVYSLVPMFILAGLGGAWMPLEFTPLSVQRIAYLTPIAWVMDGFKDITVRGLGLDSVLTAAGVLLLYAIGLWALAAWRFRFE, encoded by the coding sequence ATGCGGATTCTGGATTTAGCGGTAAAAGATTTGCGCCAGATTTTGCGCGAACGGCAGTCGGCGTTCTTTTTGCTGATTATGCCCGTGGTGTTCACGTTGTTGTTTGGCTTCGCTTTTGGCGGGTTCAGCAGCGGCGGCGGGGACGAGGATGCGCGGTTGCCGGTGGCGTTGGTGGATGAAGATGCCGGCATTGCCGCCCACCACCTCATCACCCTGCTACAACAATCCGACGTGCTGCGCCTGGAACCGACCGACAACGACGCGGACACCCTCGCCACGCAAGTGGCCGACGGCGACCTCGCCGCCGCCCTCGTCATCCCGTACGGCTTCAGCGCCAAAATGGAAGCGGGCAACCCCATTCCCGTCACCCTGATCGCCGACCCGGCGGGCACGACCGGGTTCACGCTCCAGGGGGAAGTGGAAGCCGCCGCCACCCGCTTGTTAGACGCCCTGCAAGCGGCGCAAATCAGCACGGAAACAGCCGCCGCGCAGGGCGTGGTTGTCGCCGAAGAGGCCCGGCGCGCCTATTTTGACGAGGCCGTGGCTCGCGCCGTGGCCGCGTGGAGCGAGTCGCCGGTGCAGGTGCGCGTCAGTAGCACGGGGGCCATGCCGGCAACCGCGGGGGATGTGTATAGCGACAATGCCTTCGCCCACTCCTCTCCCGGCATGATGGCCCAGTTTGCCCTGGCGGGGCTGATTACGGCGTCCCAGGTGCTGGTGATCGAACGCAAAAGCGGCGCGTTGCGCCGATTGCTGACCACGAATATGTCCCGTGCCGGCATTCTGGCCGGGCACTACCTGGCCATGTTTATCCTGATCATCACGCAGATCCTCATCCTCATCCTCTTCGGCCAACTCCTGCTGCGGCTCCCCTACTTCCGCCAACCCGTCGCCACCCTGCTCATGGTCATCACCACCGCCCTCTTCGCCGCCAGCATGGGTCTCCTCATCGGCGCACTGTCCAAGAGCGAAGAACAGGCCGTGGTGTACTCCCTCGTGCCCATGTTCATCCTCGCCGGGTTGGGTGGGGCCTGGATGCCGCTGGAGTTTACGCCGCTCTCCGTGCAGCGCATCGCCTACCTCACGCCCATCGCCTGGGTGATGGACGGCTTCAAGGACATTACCGTGCGTGGTTTGGGGTTGGACTCGGTGCTGACGGCGGCGGGGGTTCTGCTGCTTTACGCCATTGGTCTTTGGGCGCTGGCGGCGTGGCGTTTTCGTTTTGAGTAG